Sequence from the Paralichthys olivaceus isolate ysfri-2021 chromosome 1, ASM2471397v2, whole genome shotgun sequence genome:
TAACTTTATAATTAGGGTATATGGGCTTCACATATGTCAATGTTTATTACATACCTGCCAAATACTTCTAGGTCTATTTCATTTATTGAAGTTCACTATAAGACCTACATTAAATGTGCATAGGAAAGGAAAACAAGAACACTATGTAGTCTATTACATTGTAAGATACTAATGACATGTACCATATTGAATTAATAATATATGAGTGGACCAAATAAGAAACATGTAGCTATATAATGCACATGCACGCTCTCGTGCAACAACACCACAAATTGTGCACTCACATGTGAATTCAACCGCAGTCTGATTCAGTTCAGGAGACGTCCACACTGTTTAGTGCAGATGCTGTCATTGTAATGCAGACATGAGCAGCAGGCTTCCTCTGGTCCTTCCTCTGGTCCGTCCTCTGGTCCTGCTGAAGATGATGCTGATAGGAGCAGCGATGTCTCGTGCTCGTTCACTGGGATGAGCGGATCCTCTGAGATGCTCGTGGCCGCGCCCACGGAGCGACTGTGACGCGCATTGAAGACCTCCCGCGTGGACAGTGAAGTGAGAGTGAGTGAAGACTGGAGACTGTCCGGATCCGACTCTGACAGACCTGAGACAGTCAGCATGAGGACAGCAGCAGGGGTGTGGAGCCACAGTGGACCCTGACACTTCTCTAGAGGATCTCACTTTGTCTTATCTGGGGTCtgcaccaccacacacacacatgtaagtCTGCACTGAGGAGTTATTGTATCGAACAATATTATGTGTACATGGAGCATAGACAGCAGATAGTAAAGTATAATGTGAAGCCTATGTGTTGAAAGGTGTGTTAGAGTTTTCTATTCTTTTTAATGGCTTTATTTGTGCGTATTTAAGTgtattttgagtgtgtgtgtgtgtgtgtgtgtgtgtgtgtgtgtgtgtgtgtgtgtgtgtgtgtgtgtgtgtgtgtgtgtgtgtgtgtgtgtgattgttgtggggacctaaatatGTTAACATCATATTACGGCCGgttgtcttccttatggggacaaaaatcTAGTCCCCATAAAGTAAATTACAATTAGTGTTAGaaagctttattgtcattgcataccataatgcaacattttcaagaaaatgaaacatacatacacatctGTCCATATTcatgtttaataaataaataatgagttCGTCCTGAGATATTATGATGATGCAGAGGTGGTGGAGGTACTGGGGAGTGATAGGGTGATGGGAAAAAGCTGTtgtcaataaatcattgattgttaaaggtccagtttgcaagatttaggttaaaaggatctattggcagaaactgaatataaaataatccgaatgatgttttcacttgtgtgtgatCATCTCTATTGTATGAATTGATGTTCTTTACcgtagaatgagccctttagaTATTCATCAGGAGCttgtcctctctacagaggacGCCATGTTTTGTACAGTAGCCCAGGCAGGATCAACttaacatcttttgagttttttatgaCATCTGAAGGTTATCactggttctctttcatgtttggaaggggagggtgaattTGGTTGTTTTCAGCTGCatcatgcaacttcaccattaaatcctacacactgaacctttaaggtgaagatgtcaaagatgttttaaagttaggttaactttaaggttaggttaagatTAAATATAGTTTATAATTTATAGTTAGGCATGTAGTAACTAAACTGGTTAAGGTTAAAGTAATGGAAGTCAATGTAATGCCCTCTGACGTCAtggagacaagtgtgtgtgtgtgtgtgtgtgtatgtgttgaatCTTGATTCGTGAATGTAATTGGTCTCATAGCTCATCCTCAAAACCAAATATAGTTAATTCACGAGAAGCTATCAAAGCTTGTATTTATTGCAACTTGAATTACTtgtgaacattttttaattgaatcatCAAACAGAAATATTCTAAATACCAGACCAAAGCTTCCAATAGAAAAGAAGGAAGCGAAGGAAGATAAGAAGATGTTATCATTGGGGTGTAATTAACTTGACTGGTTGCCAGGTGTTggcatctacacacacacaaacacacaaacacacacacagacaattatGTTTTCACAGAGGCGATGATAGCATCTGTCCACCTCAGTGAGCATCAAAGATGCACCCTACATGGCCCgctgctctctttctgtctgccaCTATATTGCTcactgactttttattttgttgtcttgtGCAAATCTATGCAGTTGAATCTTTTACACCAACTTCATACATAAGgctcatgtatttattttgctttatctCCCTTTGGCATCACCAGCCCCCCTGCAGCTCATCTTGATGCTGACTCCTTGGTGAGGGTCAGAAGATGAacgcctcctcctgctgtgatcATGAGATCACCATGTACAAGCAGAGCAACGGATTTGACCTCAATGCCACCAGTGACTGGACATCAGTGGACCCAGCGCAGCAGCTGCCTACCTTTTCTACAGCGGCCAAATTCAGAGTGATCATTACATTCATCCTGTGTGGCGTTTCCACTTTCTGCAATTCAGCTGTGCTGTGGGCAGCTAACGGCCACAAACGCAAATCCCACGTCAGGGTGCTGATAATCAACCTGACTGCAGCAGATCTCTTGGTTACCTTCATTGTGATGCCTGTGGACGCCGTGTGGAACATCACCGTGCAGTGGCTGGCTGGCGACCTGACCTGCAGATTCTTGATGTTCCTCAAGCTGCAGGCCATGTACTCCTGTGCCTTTGTCACAGTGGTGATTAGTCTGGACAGACAGTCCGCCATCCTTAAGCCTCTGTCCATTAGCACAGCCCGCAAAAGGAACAGAGTCATGTTGACGGTGGCATGGATTATGAGCATCTTATTTTCAATCCCTCAGGTATGAAACACTGGTTTGACATGACAGGCTATTACAGATGGTATGGTTCAGTTAATCAAAGACTTGCCACTATGAATAAAATGAGTCAGAGAGATGTGCTGGGTTGTAAGATGCTTTCCTCCATGCTCAGGTGTTATAGTGAGCAGGCTATAGTTCTTTAAGCAATAGAAGACTGGATCtacatatattatatcattCTCAGATAAATATATTAAACGATATGAAAACTCCACATACTTGAGGGAATAATGATCTGGTTTTACTTTAGCTTGAATTAGATTCTTATACATGTTTCATTATTATCTGTTTACATTTCATATGCATAAAATGTGGAAAATTCATGAAGCTTTGATGCAGGCAAACCTGCAGCATGATCTCGGAGCCCACAGAGTCTCAGTGTGAGGGATTAGTGACTCTATCACTGAGTAACACCAGGATGGGAATCCCTAATCCTGTCAGTACACTGTACATGCCTCTCTGGAACCATTAAGATATTTGGCTGCATAGCGAGAAACACTGTTGATCATGTTGAGaggaaaaagcagaaatgtgGGAAAGCGGGCCTAACTGAAATTTGATGCAGAACTTTTAATGGAAGTTAAACAGttttaatattcattttaatacttttttcAAACTGCAATTCAAACAATGTCCATGCAGAGCAAATATATTCAGATAAGTGCTGAAATGAAAAGGTCAATCcaaaaatgtatgtgtatgCCACTGTAATATGGGGATTTATGATGGAGATTTTATAAATGCGTTGTCAACAAAATGATTTTATCAATTTAGTTGATTGAAAACTTATATGTAAGCACTAATTATAACTGACCAGAACTTGGGTAAGAGATGCAGAAAAATCAGCACTAACTGACTCCACTTGTTGATCTTATCATCCACATCACAGCACATACCCAGTTCACAGTTGATATTAGTGGCTACCAAATTAATCACTTGAAATTCTTGTTGATTTATGAAACACCAAACACTTAATTTCAGACGGTTATTGTCCTATAGCAAGTCTGACAGCTGCCACTGGCAGATTTTAGCAAATTGCTAACTAATCAATCTAACATAAGTTGGTTAAAAACACAAcgaaacacattaaaaataaacagcagtatCCGGTGTGAAAGCCCTGTGTTTTAACAAACCACCCATATTCTAACAACCTGCTCCTAATGTTAATTCAGCTCTAAGCTCCAGTCACCTGAATTCATAATTGCTATAAATGCCACCAGAGGTCACCCAACAATACAACATAACTAAGGGTCATAATAAACTCCTTGCAATGGGGTCCTGTTTTTAATGAGGAGACTCTCTGCATAGCTAAAGCTGCATGTGCAAGACAAGAGACCTGCAAGAGACAGATTTCTTTTTACATAGCACAGGTCGCATGTCAGAAATAGATATATGtccttttatttcagttttaatgttaatttaattttctttcagtATGGGGACTAAGCATGTGTTTGGCAAGCACCATCTCTGGTAATGCATTTGGCTGTGTTTAATGACGTATAACCAAAATGCATTACAGAGCAGGATAGAACTGCTAACATTAGCCTCACTTCTGAGCATCCAGCGCCTGCTTCCTGACAGGATATACTACATTATAGTAAGGGATGTTTTAAaagatttgtttaaataaaactgtattCTTACAAAATTAAACAGTATGAGGTCACAAGCATCAAATCAAATGATTGAAATAACTGTCAACCACCTCCACTGCTTTCGTCTTTGATATGTTACATAATGGACACGTAATGGTCAAACCAAAGTGATAGGACATAGTATATGGATCTTTCTATCCCACCTCTGCCAAACTGAAAGGACAAAGACTGGGTGATGCCTACCGTCAGTAGAAACGTATTCTaatatcatttcatttctaaatCCACAGATGTTCATTTTCCACAATGTCACCATCACATATCCAGCCAACTTTACTCAGTGCACCACGAGGGGCAGCTTCGTCACTCACTGGCAGGAAACTGCCTACAACATGTTCACCTTCTCCTGTCTTTTCCTGCTGCCGCTGGTCATAATGATCATCTGCTACACCAGGATCTTCATCCAGATCTCCAAGAGGATGATGACAAAGAGCTGTAAGTTCTCTGCTGGGGCTTCTGTCACCCAGAAAATAAGATTGGTTCTGGACTTTTTGCAGAGtttatcacatgaaaatcacaGTGAGAGATCTGCCTAGTCAGACGTTTTCACAACAGGCCTGAGtcgagcatgcaggaggcaggaacaTCATGGGTTGGGATAtagcatgtttttgtttacagcacattgacggACATTGGACCTAATCACCAAAGGCTCTCtgatcttgttttctttccaagttgacatctttgaaAGCACTCACTCACGTGAGCTTTCCAAGCATTTATGTGCGAAGGTTCTGGAAAATATCATGTCTGGAAGCAGAAATTGATCAGTTgatcagaaatatatatatacaatttataCACTCACTTAAAACAAAAGATACTGTTCAGTGGTTACATTGCATGCTCACATcttagtgttccactaatgCCTGACTCTTTTTTTATACCTTAGTGTCCTCCAATGAGCCACATCTACGCTGTTCAAAGAACAACATCCCCAAAGCGCGAATGAGAACTCTGAAAATGAGCATCGTCATCGTGATCTGCTTCATCGCCTGCTGGACGCCGTACTACCTGCTGGGTCTGTGGTACTGGTTCTTCCCAGACAACCTGGAGGGGAAAgtgtctcactctctcacccACATTCTGTTCATCTTTGGCCTTTTCAACGCCTGCCTGGACCCCATCATATACGGTCTGTTCACCATACGCTTCCGCAAGGGGCTGAGAGGCAGCCACCACAAAGCTTCAGCAATGTTAGACAAGGAAACTACCATGGTGATAACAGATGCTTTGAACTGTACTTTGCCGCGTAACAGAGGGATGATCACTGGTCAGGTCAGCCACTTTGACCAGGCTGAGGCAAATCCACTGACTCCAGCTGTCCGACTGTGTTCAGTcaaggagagggaggacaatCGCACCACTTCAGCTCTGAGAGCATGATGTGATGAAGAGAAAAATCAGAACCCTGAACTATACACGGTGTAATGTACTGgcttgttttttctgtgttgtcaCTTTACTGGATATATTCATTTCACTACAACACCTAACGTGCATGAGTAAGTCTGAAAATATTACGTAACCTTTTCTGTGTAGAGTAATGTCTTCACATGTCTCTTTGTTGGGAGGCACTTGAGGCTGCCCATCTTACTTAAAAATTATATAAGAGCTCTatgcacaaagaaaaacatgtttggagCTCTTAAATgggttgtgtgttgtgtgactcGTTGGCTATATACAATGTCGATTCACTGTTACACAACAGTGATTTTGTACACTGCATACTGGTCTTTTTGTTGGTCTCAAATGACTGTTGAGGTTTCTGAGGATGTGATTGTGCAGCTACAGCTGAAAATTGAAGATATATAACCCAGTCCATTTCCTTAAGTGGAGGAATGACGCACTATGTCTCAAATGTGTTACTTTAGCATGTAAGTCACAGGTCAGAATAAAACTATGACAAAAAGACAGTATAATGATGAAAATTCAGTTCAGAaacctgaaaagaaaaaatagccCTTGTTTTAAAGTCATTCAATATTTGAATACACATTATTTTTACTGACAGACCTGAGATGTGACACAGAGTATGTAACTACAATCAGGATTTGTTTTAGCTGACTATATAGAGGTAAGCTTGTAGAAATGTTAGGTGGGCAGAGGATAGCGAACAGGTGTAGTAGTCTATCTAGCTATTATTCTACGCTAACAGCATCTGAGATCTATTGAATTGTTGCAATACATCACAACAGAGTGACGGCAAGCCATGCACAGTACCAGGACATATTTATGCTCATTTATGTCATAGAAACATGATTCAAACCCTCAGCCCCCACCAAAATACACTTGTGCTTATTAAAAAGGTCATTGAACAACCAAAAATTAATTTTGATCATTTCAAATCTGAAGTTTATCTGAAAAGTTTATTCAATACCTATTtggacatttcatttttcataactAGATCACATTGGACCATGTCCTTTAAAGTACAAACATGGCCGGATCTCTCTGCATAAGAAGGATTCGATTCATCACATCATGCACCTGATTCTTCAGAGAACaagaatttacatttttgttgcCGAGGAGGGGATAGATGTTCTGCTAAATGACATAATGTTCTTAATGTGCAAGAATACAAGAAAGAGAGACATGAGCAGTTTGGTGGAAGGGAGGAACTTATTAAATTCTGGGTTTTGACGACAGGGATGGATCCAGGgatatttctcattttctttttgctgtttaCCCAAttcaatttgttatttatttattacatccatcaattacatcttgatgaaaaaaacaggtgCTCGACTGAAAGCTATTCAGGTTCGTATTTAATGCCAGAAAATGGGGTGAAaattcatgattgacagtttatgtttcttttatttttttattgtgaatacTTAACATTTTGATCCACACTCCATACCGGTTGGTGGTGCAACCTCGTATTTGCACCTTGACACACCCATGCAAATATGAATAACAGAACAGCTATTTATTCTCATGGCAAAACTGATGTAAAAATGATAATCTGGGCTCCTAATTTATTCTTTGTAGAATTTATAGTTCACAATATCATCATCAGAACTTAATACTTGTGTAAAACCTATTGTGGAATGGACACAATCATTGTTTTCTCCACctatttgtttatctttattttcaagTAAATCTAGTTGTTTATTTCTGTGAGTAACTGATGATTGAATGTTGTCTCtgtataaactgaaaacatcttttctcaggAAGCGTAATTTTGTTTGGACAGGAAACTTTATTATAATTGTAAGTGTACAGCACAGATCATTGTACATTttgttaatatataatatggTAGAACtaaagttgtttaaaaaaacagctttgtgTAACTGGAGTCGCACAGTGGGTGTCCTTTCCTTACAGAGGTTGACTATTGACTAAGACATTGAAAAGTAATTCAATGGACAAGTTGTTAAATGAAGAAATGGGCACCTCTTTCATAATTTCTGAAATGGTATACAAAGACAAATGGTCCATTTCCCTAATCAATAAGTTTGAAGGGATTTTCACAAATTAAGATTCATAGATGAGATaaagaaatgtatgtttttactGGAACCTTATAGTGAATACAGTGAATAATTGTTAATTAGTAAAAAgtagcattttattttgtatgtaaTATATGATGAGTGTTCATTAAATGATCTGAGGTGCAATGTTGCACATGTGAATGGAACAAATGGTTCATGTTTTTCACCTTTCACCAAATTACTAGGAACACTCTTCATTTATGTGTATTGGATTCAGCTTGAAGTGTAATGTATATGTGTTGTGCAATTTTGTTAAAGTGATGTCAATTTTCAAATTCTTTTGCCTATAATTTACTTTTAAAGATCCAGAATGTCTTCTGCTTCTAGCGTCACAGTATTAACTGCTCCAACTATATATCGTGAAATTCTGTTAAATGAGCCAAGGATCAAATGCAGTACAATACAATGCTGTGACCGTGCAAGAGACTGGGCcataaataaaagcatgtttTGCACAAGATAATCCTCCAATGCCACAAAAGGCTTGACTCTGATTTTTGAATGAGTCTCGACCTTTACACTGAGTATGATAATGAAAGTTTGCATGTATGCacagacaagaaaagaaaagagaactgAGATGAGTTTAGTCTAAGTAATGTGTCTAAGCAGACTTTCACACCGaccttgtttggtctggacttttcagtttagaatgaactaaaataacaggtgtgaaaggttcctcaaAGAGACCCACAGAACAAAACTTACTCCCACTGAAAGATCAGAATATGTTTGGTTACTTAAGACTATTGGGCAAATTGCAAGAGGTAGAGCAAGcattaaacaacagaagaagaaaaagaagcagaagtgGCTCACAGGATTGCTTGTAGTCTTTTGTTTCCAATGATATATGTTTGAAAGCCGAGGGCATTTATTTAACTGGTAGTATAATGATAATACAGTTGCcacaaaaacatgaattgaACTGGATCATTagttttctccattcaaatggaaagacactttttaaaattctgtatattaaaacaaacacaacagttaaATTGACAACATGTTGACATCACATGCACAcctgtctacaaaccaatcaatgtcaagcaCAAGTAGATGCAACACACTGCAGAAGATGATGACAGGATgtacacacaaaataatttagTATGTTCCCTAAAATAAAGGTCAAGATGGTAAATATCCCTTGTACgattgaaggtcttctgcacaatttaagttaccagctaccagtagatgttagcaggtgtgagcggccaccagcagatgttaggaACATAACCTCAGTTGTGCACCCTAGTGTTGTCAAGTTTTTTGGCCTTGATACAGGCCGAACTTGAGGATACACTGAGGCTAATGCTaaattgcaatgtgaaaccaaaactaaggagatcagatttaaacaatgtatcaaagacatgaaccttgatTCTGACTTTTAGGCGTTGTTCTTTATATTTCTATCTTGTTAGTAAAACAGTTCACATTGTACCAGCCAGAGAAGGTGTGAGCAGCAGTCAGATGCATATTGTAATAGACCACATGGCCACACAGGAAGCTGAGTCAAAAGGCAAACTGTGTGATTTGATTGGACAATCTTTATTCTGGCCCCTTTTTTTCTTGTAGCCTGTAGCCATGAGTGCAGTGACTGAATCAAGAGTGACTGCAGATCATAACAATCAAAACAATGTGTCTCTGGAGATTTATGAGGAGCCTGCATATCCAAGAAAACTGAAACTGGTAGGTTCTGTCAGCCAGACAGTCAGGACCAGTGCACCTCCAAAGAGAGGCATCCAGGTGGCATTTGTCATCCGTCTGTGATGACGATCTGAGGAATACATAagtctctgcctccctcctggGAGATTATAGAGCATGCTGAGTAGGGTTAATGAATACAATATGTTACAATAGTATGGAACAATATATTCTAGCCATTGTCAGACATGAATTCTGGATATTTTCtagagttttcctttcacatataaaaagaaaggcagaagGAGAGTCAGACACATTCAGGGAAATGTCTGGAATATTATGGCCAGGTGTGTTGCCTGGATAAAGCATGCAAAGGCAGGATATGACATAAATTCTGCTTTGGAAatcatgtatttttgtttttagcacATTTACAAAGTCAGGTGCCTCTATCAcaaaaagctttattttttcatagatcatcatcatcatatctgtattttttttcttttgtcctttttgttACAATTGCATGTTAGAATTGTCCTGCTAcgttattattatgattacaCATGGACTAACTCTAACATCATCgggagcaactgacttggacattctCACATActgcccctctggaaaattctAGGAAGATGTCCAGAGATCAGTGAATGAAGGCAGCTTCAATGATGTTatcaaaagagagaaaggaaaagagggagagagcacataattactctttttatttttggcatCTGGTGGCAGCTAATTAGCTAGTTCACTGAGGCACGATTAGCAGGATAATAATGTAAGAGAGCTTTTTCCAAAAGACAAAGCATGAAGGCAGCAGGTGCAGGTGAAGctggaggaggtagaggaagagTCACCTCctggaggaggtagaggaagagGCACCTCctggaggaggtagaggaagagTCAACTCctggaggaggtagaggaagagGCACCTTTGTGCCTAACATTTAACTGATGTGTCTATGGGCACATGGTGTTAACacctgtcctgagagatccaatcacaagtggccagtgttaaagggatagttcacctaaaaatgaaaattcattcattatctactcaccactatgctgatggaggggtgagtgaagtgtttgagtccacaaaatacttttggaggtttaggggtaaacagtgttgcagccaaatccataTTCTCATATCCAcatttttacgtttgaagaattgTTCTCCATTTACTTCCATCATATTGAATTTGGCTTACTTACAGTAAGATGGAGAATtgtggtgattctggtgttggtgtgttgtctctgtctcccccttctgttctgttctgatcctgcaggtggtgtgtgtggcagggggtgtGGCTGGCTTCCTCACTGCAGCTAACAAAGCATACCTGCAATCATtcacccatcatcccctccataaaagcctggtcctgactccactactcTGCCAGTTAATTCTGTCTAGTCCGACTCCTCGgtgtgccttgttgctgctcctcggtttttgttttccctcgtgCTTGTTGTCCTGTGGATTGTTTGGCCAGCCAGcaccctgcctccacagcctgccTACTTTTGTTCTGGTGACAATTAAActtttcattaacattaaaactactctcagtgtctgctttggggtccaacaaAGAACCAACCCTAACAGAGAATGTCCCTTGTACCGTTCTAACACACTAATTAATGCCTACCGCCAGGTGATTTTAGCggatgttagtgaccaccagcggatgttagtgaccaccagcggatgttagggacatgtCTTCAGTTGTGTAGCTTAGCGTCATCCGGTGTTTCGGCCTTTAAAACACAAGACCCCCTCTTCTATGGCAGGCCCATATTATGCTAAGCTTTCAGTCACCTGGCTAAAGCCTCATACCTAATGTAGAGATGAGAATGGTGTAAGTGTCTCATGTAAGACAAGGATGACTGTCTTTCTATCATTATTTATCTTCTATACACTGTAATCTCATTGTGGTATTTTGGAGTATTTTGTTGTGACACCTCCACTGTCAGATGTTATGTCTTTACTGGGTGGGATTTTCTGTCCTGACTGGCTGCTTTGTTGCATAGGGtgagatggatgatggacagtCTCTGGGGGGCTTGTAAGCTCACAACATTTTATCGCTGTTGCTGTCCTCTTGCAACCAGTCCGAATCCTCCGGTGGGACTAAAACTTGATCCCAGTCTCCTAAATAGTTCAGAGCAGCACATCTGGTCAAGGCCGATGATGCTACCAGAGTAGTAACCAAATGACTGACTGGCCTTTGGcttaatgaaaacatcaataaTTATACAAAGTCATAATAACCTACATACAGCGTACAGTATGCTGTATATGTTGAAATATTGATACTGGAACTGTTTTCAGTCTAATCCTATTTTCAGCCAGGACCAGCCAGGACTGAAAGATGCTGTGTGTTGGGTGACTGTTTACTGTTGCAGTGCAGAAAGTTATTACTTACATTGTGTTGGACTGAGCCAACATGATCGTATCATCTCTTCTCGGCTGGAGAATGCCCGCTCATTCAGGGCTCACTGATCCTTCCTAGGCCTGTCCACTCCTATTACATCTCCTCCAGTGAGATGGGGGCACACTGTCTGATGAGCGCATAATCACACAGATCTCCCCTCATCATATGTCTCGGTCTTACCGCTCATGCAACATATGCAAAAGCCTGCAGTGTACTTAAGGACAGCTGCTGAAGCCAAGATGTGCATGTTCCGTTTTTGCTTCACTACAGCTGCCAATTCATAGATCAATGTAAAACTCATAGATGTACTTAATacgtaaatggtttgtatttatatagagcttttaaAGTCTTtctgaccactcaaagcacttttacagtacagtttgccattcactcattcacacacattcatacagtgcatctcttagcagcacttttttttttccctatgagggcaattcggggttcagcgtcttgcccaaggacacttcaacatgcagatagagaagactgggattgaactgctgacctgctggttggaggacgagcactctacccctcagccacagccaccccgaAATGAAAATATTCACAGCATATATATGCCACAGGCACTGTGTGTATAATACAACCAGTTACAGTGTCATCACTATGAATCCACCAGATGTTTTGGTCAGAACCTGTTTGGTGAAATCACCACTTCTCCACTTCACTTTTCTCACGTCATGTCAGTGAGGCCAGATGATGCCTGTCAATGAGATATAagtctatatatatttatttacctgCAGTAGCTTAGCTGTTATGAGCCTTGATGACTTTCAGGGACAGCAGATTTCATATTGAGCCAGTGATGATGCCGGAGGGTATGTTTTGCTGCATGGATTCAAACTTGTCTGTAGCTGTCCAGTGAAACTCCACTTGCTCTTTTTGTATTAAAACTACAATAGGACATAAGTACGTGTAACAAAGTACAACGATCACTTCTGCTCACTCTGCCTGGCATCTTGTGCATATGTTGTTAATAgcatttaacacttttttttgcagagctctgtggagttgtgtgttttgcatcAGGGGAGCAACAGAAAGTTCCATTTCTCACCAAGTTATTATTGGTATTGTGCATTTTTCATATGTTCCTGCAGTTCGATCTTTGACACAAAAACATCACCTTAAATTGCTTTTCGTTAGATTTATATTCAGAGAGAGAACTCTATAAAACAGCCCTGTCTCTTTCTGccactgttttctttctgtctgtttttcttgaaaaga
This genomic interval carries:
- the LOC109624854 gene encoding putative gonadotropin-releasing hormone II receptor, whose product is MNASSCCDHEITMYKQSNGFDLNATSDWTSVDPAQQLPTFSTAAKFRVIITFILCGVSTFCNSAVLWAANGHKRKSHVRVLIINLTAADLLVTFIVMPVDAVWNITVQWLAGDLTCRFLMFLKLQAMYSCAFVTVVISLDRQSAILKPLSISTARKRNRVMLTVAWIMSILFSIPQMFIFHNVTITYPANFTQCTTRGSFVTHWQETAYNMFTFSCLFLLPLVIMIICYTRIFIQISKRMMTKSLSSNEPHLRCSKNNIPKARMRTLKMSIVIVICFIACWTPYYLLGLWYWFFPDNLEGKVSHSLTHILFIFGLFNACLDPIIYGLFTIRFRKGLRGSHHKASAMLDKETTMVITDALNCTLPRNRGMITGQVSHFDQAEANPLTPAVRLCSVKEREDNRTTSALRA